The genomic interval CGGGTTATTCAAACAGAAGTATTCAATAATAATGGGAAACGGGCTTATGTGTCGCTTTTTGGAAGTGACATCATAATTAACAATGTCGGTGAAAAAGATGCGGATGGAGAAGTGGTTCCAACCCGATTTTCTTTCAATGACATGTGTAAGGATCCAAATTCGAATAAACTTATTTTAGCCAGTGCTCAAAGTGGGGGTAGTGCCATTCATATTATTGATTTTGATAATAAAAAATGGAGAAAGGATTTTGAAAATCTAATGCCTCCAGGAAAAATACAAGACATTCTTGTAAATACAAAAATCATAAAAGACAATTTAAAGAAGTTTGAAAAACCTTCTTATCAAAAAGAATCGGCTACGGTTTATTTGATGTCCGAAAACAGAAAAAAAGACGGTGCTGCTATAGCAATAGACCGTATTGAGGCTAAATATAAAAATCCTGTTTTCTTAAACGGAGGTAGTTTTGATAAGGAAAATTGGGACCGTTCTGCTATGCCCAGCGAAGTGTACAAAAACAAACGCGATGGTAGAATGAAATACGTATTAACACAAGATCAAGTGCTGGAAATACTGGCTAAAAAACACAAAGAATCCAACGGAAAAGGAATTTCCTATTGGGGAGGTCATGGTAACGATCCCTATATGTACCAAGTAGAAACAACCAAAAAAGGATTGGATTTGGCAAACGGAAACAAAACAGTAATCATCTATCCTGAGGTAGAAGACCATTCGGAGGCTTTTAATTTTGTGATGAACGATTTAATGTTGCCCTTGGCAGAGTATGCAAAAACCAAAAATGGTAGTTTGTACTTGCGTAACAAGCATTTGTTTTGGCAGTCGAGCGTGTATATGGACAAATGGAAACCATTGGTTTCTGGAAAGTACGCCAGTGTATTTGTACCTGCCATGGAAGAAACCACCGATAAATCTATGGAACTGAGTTTTACTGCTAGATTAGGACTTTGGGCAGCTGGTTCTGTAGATAGTTTTGGAGCACGTTGCGCTAGAGACAATACTAGTTTTGACCGTTTGCGTCAGCATTCGAACCAAACGTTACCCAATCATTTTCTACGAACAATGGTGTATTCTATTTCTAGTGGGGCGCAGTTTATTGATAATTTTCCTGTAGATCAGGAATACATGAGCATGCTTTGGGACTTAGTGGCTCAAGGTGCTATATATGTGCCACAACGTGCTGATATTTTGAGCTTTTCACCGGTGCATTTAAGCATTGCTAATCCCGATGAAGACTATCTAAACGATGCCAGTAACGTAAAATGGTTGACGTTTTTTGATAAAGATAAAAAAGACAGTGAACCTTTTGCTTTCAGTAGATTAAACGGTACATGGCCAGGAGCGCCGTTAACCGAATGGGATTTTTCTAGATACGCTGCCGGTGCAACCGAAAGAAGACTGAATTTTATTCCGAAATATAGTAACGGGATGGTTTTGATTACGCCACCACAATTTGGTGTTTTTGCAGATAAAACCGCTTTTAGAAAACCATTGGTTGATAATATTCATCCTTGGTACAAAAACATCATGAAAGAATATTATTCGGATGGTAAAAACTATTTTTCTGCTGACGGAAAAACGACTTATGCGCCAAATGAATATTACAAAGTGATTGAAGACGATATTAAAAAAAGTGCTGCCTTGATTCCGATTACGGTTTCTGGAAATGTAGGTTGGGTTGTAGCACAAGTTGGTCCAAAGCAATTGCGTTTAACATTGGTTGAAAACGGATATATCAATCCAAATAATGCCAAAGCAATTGTGAAAATAAATAACATCAAAGTGAAGAAAATAAAAGATATTTTGAATAACGAAGAGTTTAAAGGAACTGCAAATTCTACGGTTGAAATTGATATTCCATTGGGAGGATTTCGTTTTATCGATATTGAGTTAGAAGATAAATTGTAGTTTATTGCGGTTTGTGTTTTAGATTTACTGAGATTGTATTATGTAGGATTGTCAGGTTGAGCGCAGTCGAAACCATGTTCAGATTAATAATGGATCTCGACTACGATCAAGCTTATAAAGTATAATGTCTGAAATAATTAGTATCAAAAACCTTGAAGTCATTGGATTTCGAGGTTTTTTGTTTTTAATAGGTTTCCTGTCTTCAGCCCTGTTTAGCCCCGAGCGAAAGCGAACAGACGAAGTAATCATCAAGAATCTAAAAAATTGGTATAATTAATTTTTTAGATTCTCAGTAATTTGTAGCCAAAAATAATTGGTGCGTTTGCCCTGCCTGTTTGATTGTGATTCATTAGATAAGATGCGTATAAATATTTATATTTGTTTATCTTTTTAATTATTCTAAAACCAAAGGCTACAATGCGACAACTGCTTAATTCTATTTATTTGTTATCGTTTTTTAATTTGTGCGCACAAGAGGAAATCAAAGAGGCACAATCACCAATGATAGTGATTGATTCTTTGTATCGTGAGGATCAATTTTATTTTGGTTTTACGTTTAATAATTTAAATAACAAACCGTCTGGTTTATCCCAAAATAAGTTCTCGACTGGTTTCTCGGTAGGTTTTTTAAGAGATATGCCAGTGAATAAAAAAAGAACTCTGGCACTTGCTTCGGGAGTTGGGTTCACATATAACAATTTTATTCAAAATTTAGATATCGAACAAACTGGTGAAACTATTACTTATGCACTCTTTGCTTCATCAGAGGATTATAGTAAAAATAGATTTTCGCAACTTTTTGTAGATGTACCAATAGAATTTCGTTGGCGAACATCAACTTATGAATCCTATAAGTTTTGGCGTATTTATAGTGGTGTAAAATTTAGTTATTTAATTTATGACCGTTATGTTTCTACTGATGCAAAAGGGACTACGGTGATCACAAATAACAAGGATTTTGATAAGTTACAGTATGGAATTTATCTAGCTACAGGTTACAATACTTTTAATATCTATGCCTATTACGGCCTGAATGCCCTTTTTAAATCGGCAAAAGTTAATGGTGAGCAAATTGACATGAAAGCCTTTAATGTGGGGGTTATTTTCTATATCTTATAACCAGACATAGAGTAACAACATTTGCGGAATACTACCTAGTAAAAAGCCAATGGTGAGTTCTTTTCGAGTGTGTGCTTTCATTTTAAGTCGTGAGGCTGCTACAGCTGCATTCATAATGATCAAAAAGGGAACCCAAATAGTACCATAGGTTTCGAAATGCATATTCAAACCAAATACAAAAAGGGTCAAAGCACTAATTCCCATCATGTGAAGACTCGCTTTTATTTTTGCAAATAATAGGACTAAAGCGATAAGCGTACTGAGTAATCCTCCCAAAAAGAAAAAATGAAACTCGGGATAGAGTTCAATCGTAATTCCTTTTTTGACCAATAAGATAATCAAAAAACATTGAATAACTAAAGGCATTTTACGCTCCCCTAATTTGGGAATCATAGCAGAACTAATCTTACCAATAGATCGTAATAAGAAAAAAACAATAAGCGGTAGAATGATAGTAACTACAATTACTTGGAGAAAAATAATTGCTTTCTCTTTGGTGACAGTGTACGAATGATTCGCAAATACATAAAAAAATGTCGCGTATAAGGGAATGAATAAGGGGTGAAAAACATAAGAAAAGGAGACGAGAAACTTTTTCAAAGTGGTGGTTTTAGTTAGTGTAACAAATATAATAAAATTGTTGCTGATAATAGGTCGGTTAACAGTGCTTTCACTGTTGACAATTTATACTATTTGAACAGTTAACTATTAAAGAAATCAAGGTTTATTAAGTCTTAAATATTCTTAATTTCTTAATGGTGTTAAAAAACAGTTTCGACGGGAGTAGTTAAAATGTTCAGTTACTATGGAATAGGAGGTTTTTTAAAATAATAGACTTGCATTATAAGGAAATGATTCAGAAGTACTATTTTTGAGAAAGATTATAAAAAGACCATGAGCATTCTATTAAAAAATATTATTTCAGTTTTTTCGGCTACCTGTTATGGAGATATCTCCTCGGTGATTATAGATCATATTTCTATTGATAGTCGATCTTCACATAATGGTTCGAACACGTTGTTTTTTGCTTTGATTGGTCCTAATAATAATGCCCATCTTTATATAGAAGAATTAATCAGTGAAGGCGTAAACAACTTTGTAGTGAGTTATATTCCGGAGGGATTAGACGACAAAGCCAATTTCATAGTTGTTGAAAATACATTGGTGGCTTTTCAAATTTTCGCCATCTATTACCGAGGATTATTTGATTTTCCAGTAATTGGAATTACAGGCAGTAACGGTAAAACGATAGTCAAAGAATGGCTTAATTTTCTGTTGAGTCCCGATTTTAATATTATCCGTTCTCCAAAAAGTTTTAATTCGCAAGTAGGCGTTCCTTTGTCCGTCATTGCAATCAATGAAAAACACAATTTAGGGATTTTTGAAGCAGGGATTTCGACCATTTCTGAGATGGAAAAGTTAGAGCCTATTGTGAAACCTACAATTGGGGTTTTGACCAATATAGGAACCTCGCACGATGAGGGTTTTGAAAACACTACTCAAAAGATTGCCGAAAAATTATTGCTTTTTAAAAGTTCTGATGTTTTAATTTATAAAAAAGACGAAAGAGTAGATGCTTTGATTTCGTCAAAGAGGACAACATTTAGTTGGAGTTTTGACAATGAAAATGTAGATGTTTTTGTGACCGAAACTAAAATTTCAAATAAAAAAACAACCATTTTCTATCAGTTTAAGGGTGGTCTATATGAAATAGATATTCCATTTGAAGACATGGCTTCAATTGAAAATGCAATTTCGTGTTTATTAGTTTTACTATACATGAAGTATGATAATGTGACGATTCATTCCAGAATGGAGTTGTTGTATCCTGTTGAAATGCGATTGGAAGTCAAGAACGGTATCAATAATTGTAATTTGATTGATGATAGTTACAGTTCTGATTTTCAGTCGTTGAAGATCGCTTTAGATTTCTTAGAAAGTCAGAATAAATTCCAAAAGAAAACACTCATCCTATCGGATATTTTTCAAAGCGGACTTACGGATGAAGAGCTGTATGGCCGAGTAGCAAAATTGGTTGTTGCTAATAATATCCAGCGCGTAATAGGGATCGGACAAACGATTTCGGAATTTAAAAATCGATTTGTAAATTGTGTCACCTATGCACACACATCTGATTTTTTAGCTGATTTTGAAAATTTGGATTTCTCCAATGAAACAATTTTGGTCAAAGGCGCTCGTTCTTTTGAATTTGAAGAAATTGTGGCCGTTTTGGAACAAAAAAAGCACGAAACGGTTCTGGAAATCAACCTGAATGCCTTGAGTTATAATTTGAATTTTTATAAAGCCAAATTAAAACCCAATATCAAAATAATGGTCATGGTCAAAGCCTTTGGTTATGGCAATGGAGGACTAGAAATTGCCAGTTTACTGGAACATCATCAAGTGGATTATTTAGGTGTGGCTTTCGCCGATGAAGGAATATCGTTGAAAAATGACGGAATCCGTCTGCCGATTATGGTACTGAATCCTGAGAGCACTAGTTTTTCTTCCATTATTCAGCACCAATTAGAACCGGAGATTTATAATCTAAGAGGCTTAAATAATTTCTTGAAAATTGCGGAACATAAGAAACTAAAACATTTCCCAATTCATATCAAACTCGATACAGGAATGCATCGATTAGGTTTTGAACGAAACGATATTCTAGAATTAATTCAAACTTTAAAAGAGAATGATGCGGTACAAGTCAAAAGTATTTTGTCGCACATGGCTACAAGTGATGATAAAGTACACTATGAATTTGCCAAAGGACAAATTCAGCTTTTTGAAGAACTGTCTTCTCAAATGATGACCGAACTGCAAATCAATCCTATCAGACATATTTTGAATACATCAGGGATTAGTAATTTTCCGGAAGCGCAATTCAATATGGTACGATTGGGAATTGGGATTTACGGAGTTTCAAACGATCCCGAAGAGCAGAAATTTCTTGAAAATGTAGGAACATTAAAATCAGTGATTTCACAAATCCGTACTATTCCAGCAGGAGATAGCGTAGGCTACGGCAGACGCTTCATGGCCCAAAAAGAAACCAAAGTTGCCACCATTCCTATTGGTTATGCTGATGGAATTTCCCGTGCATGGGGCAATGGAATTGGTTATGTTACTATAAAAAATAGGAAAGCTAAAATCCTTGGTAGCGTTTGCATGGATATGTTAATGGTCGAGGTGACCGACGTGGATTGTATAGAAGGGGATGATGTAATTATTTTTGGTGAAAGCCCTACCGTTATCGAAATGGCGCACGCCTTGAATACCATTCCATATGAAATTTTGACAAGTATCTCACAACGGGTTAAACGTGTCTTTTATCGGTAATTATAGCTTTTAGTCTTGAAATGTTAAATTGTATTAACATTATTCGTATTTTAGTTTTTATGTTTAACTAAATAAATAATAGATATGGGATTTTTTAGTGATTTTAAAGCATCTTTAATGAAAGGTGATGTGTTGAGTTTAGCAACAGCAGTAGTAATTGGTGCTGCATTTGGTAAAATAATTGGTTCCGCTGTTAGTGATGTAATTATGCCTATTGTTGGTTTAATAACTGGAGGAGTTGATTTTACAACAAAATTCATTACTCTTGATGGGAATACTTATGAAAACCTTGAAGCGGCCCAAGAAGCAGGAGCAGCTGTGATTACTTATGGTAACCTTGTACAGGCGACTATTAATTTTGTAATTATTGCCTTTTTTGTTTTTGTTATTTTAAGAGCGGCTGAAGCATCTAAGAAGAAAGAAGAAGCTGCAGCGCCAGCACCACCAGCAGGTCCTACCCAGGAGGAATTGTTAATTCAAATTAGAGATTTGTTGAAAAAATAATATCGTTACATTATATATTCTACCAAAACCGCTTCTTAATCGAGGCGGTTTTTTTATGCTATGAAAACTTGAACCATTTAGGAGTTGCCATTTATTAAGTCTTAAAGCTCTTAGTTGCTTAAAAGGACTAAAAAAATGCTTTTTACTTTTATAATGATATTCGGTTAGTTGTTTTGTGGTTAATATTAAATGTGGTTTCTGTTTATTATATTCTTTAAAATGAGTTGTTTAGTATTTTTTCAGTTGTAAAAAGTTATATTTGTAACATTTTGTTATTTTTTGTTAGCGCGCTTGTTTTGAATTAGATATTACTTACTTTTGCAGTTCAAAAAGTAAATTAGAAATAAATAATAAAAATATACGATGAGAATAGCAGTAGTAGGAGCTACCGGTATGGTGGGCGAGATCATGTTAAAAGTATTAGCTGAAAGAAATTTTCCAGTAACTGAGTTAATTCCTGTTGCTTCAGAAAAGTCAGTTGGAAAAGAAATTGAGTTCAAAGGAACGAAATACAAAGTAGTAGGTTTACAAACTGCTGTAGATATGAAAGCGGACATCGCTTTGTTTTCTGCAGGTGGAGAAACTTCATTAGTTTGGGCGCCTAAGTTTGCCGAAGCTGGAACTACTGTAATTGACAACTCATCAGCTTGGAGAATGGATCCTACTAAAAAATTAGTAGTTCCTGAAATCAATGCTTCTGAATTGACTGCAACCGATAAAATCATTGCAAATCCAAACTGTTCTACCATTCAAATGGTATTGGCTTTGGCTCCATTGCACAAAAAATACAATGTAAAACGTGTGATCGTTTCTACTTACCAATCTATTACAGGAACAGGTGTAAAAGCAGTGCAACAATTCGAAAACGAATGTGCAGGTATAGAAGGTGATATGGTGTACAAATACAAAATCAACCGCAACTGCATCCCGCAATGTGATAGTTTTGAGGATAACGGATATACCAAAGAAGAGATGAAATTGGTAAACGAAACCAAAAAAATATTAGGTGATGACACTATCAAATTAACTGCTACTGCTGTTCGTGTGCCTGTTGTAGGTGGACATAGTGAGGCTGTAAATGTTGAGTTCTCTAATGATTTTGACGTTAACGAAGTAAGAACATTATTGCACAACACTGACGGAATCACAGTTCAAGACAACTTAGATACATTCACTTACCCAATGCCAAGATACGCTGAAGGTAAAAACGATGTTTTTGTAGGTAGAATTCGTCGTGACGAAAGCCAAGCAAACACATTAAACATGTGGATTGTTGCAGACAACTTGAGAAAAGGTGCTGCTACAAACACAATTCAAATTGCAGAATACCTAGTTGCAGCCAAATTGGTGTAATTACGAGTGCATCTTTTATTTAAAGACTTATAATGATATTAACCATCTGGTTCTCTAACAAGAGAATTAGGTGGTTTTTTGCTTACTGTTTTTATCTGTTTACAGAGGGTTAGAAACAAAACGTGTGAACTAGACAATTGACTTAGTAAGCCTAAAGATAAAGAAGTCATTTTTTTTTAGTGGTCCCAAATTATAGTTAAAACGGTGTACTTTAGTGCATTTCGCTTTAGCTTCTAAAAACTTTTTGCCACAGATTATTTGGATTAGAAGGATTTAATCTGTGGAAATCAATTTAATCAGTGGCTAATTTTCTTTTTTTTGTAATTCATCCTTGCAGACTTTAAGTCTGCCAACCAAATCTATGGACTTTAAGTTCATAGAGTGGTTTATTCAAGTTCTAATGATTGATTTTGGCTTCAGATAAACGACAAAAAGTAATTTTCAAACACTTTAAAACAATTAAAATTAGGTAAAAGACTACGTTATATGCAAACAAACGTCTTACGTCGGTTATAATTGTGTTTAATAGATGTTTTTGCTAAATTTAATACAGCTTAACAACATAAATCAAGTTCTTCATAAGAAATATTTGCTAGTTGATAAGTCATTTTAATCCTTTGATTTTTTGTCTTTAAAATCAGATTTAATTGTATTTTAGTCATGGAGAAAGATAGCAAAAATAGCCAAACAGAGTATAGTAAAAAACTAAGTATAATAGTAATCTTGCTTCTGATGAATTTTACAAGTATTTTGTACGCACAAACACGTGCGATCACAAACACTACTGCCTCGGTATCCATCTTAAGAACTTATGAGATCAAAAAAATTTCAGATCTCACCGTAAATAATATTAGTCCTAAAAATAATTCTTCACAAACTAAACGTACTAATAACGCAAGTACAAGTTCATATAATAGTAAATCAGGAACTACAGCAGTAAACATTACAGAAGCTTCTTTTAGTGTTTCAGATGCAAGTAATTCTACCTATAGTGTAGACTTGAATATTAGTGAGCTTTTAGTCTTTAACGGTGTTGAGATTATGAATGTGGACAAACTAACCTGTTTAACATCAAAAGTAAATCATGAAGGAGCAGATTTAATTTACTTCGGAGCCACCATTCATGTGAATTCTGATCAAGCTAGCGGAATCTATTCTAATTTAGGTTCTGACCTGGAAGTATCTGTCAATTATAATTAAAACACTCATTTTGATCTAATTGTAAGTGATAATGCTGCATTATTTTTAAATAACAAAAACAATATGTTGTTGTATAGTGTTTATCTGGTTACGAATTGGTGATGGTAAAATAGAGATCGTTTGTTTTTAAATAATTGCCGAAATCCATTTAAAAATAGGTAGTAATTTAAAGTCTTGATTTTTGTATCATAGTTTCGCTATCTTTGTCCCGCATGAAAAAGAAACAGATTGTCATAGCCTTTTCACTTGGGTTAACCGTATTGTTGTCAATACTGTTGCAGTCTTTTCATGCGCAAGTACATCATTACGAGGAAGTAGCGCAGCATTATTGCCATCATGAAAATCAAGGGCATAAAGCGCAAATAACGCACCACCATTACAAAGCAGAATCCTGTACAGTTTGTCATTTCTCGTTTGGCAGCTACATTACAATAGCATTTCCTAATTATCAGTTTTATTTTAACTATAAACTGATTCCTTATTTTTCGGTAACTGCCGAGAAAATAATTTCTTTTTCTGGGAGTTTATATTCCCTTCGTGGCCCCCCTTTTTACAGTAAATAATTTAATTTGGTTTAATTTTTAAACCAGCAGCCCAATAAGTTGTGAGATCCGCGTTTTCGCGATAGCGAATCCATGTCTTGTTCGCATTTTTTACTCGCATAGCGGGAAACAATTACATTATTTATAAAATAAATTTATGAGAAATTATATATTAGTCTTATTCCTAGGACTAAGTACACTATTGCAAGCACAACAACGATTATCAGGAATCGTAATGAATATTCAAAATCAACCCTTGCCCGCCGTATCAGTTTATATATCTGAATTGCACAAAGGCACCACCACCAATGTAAGCGGGAAATTCTCATTTGTAAATTTACCCAAAGGAGAGCTAAAGCTTCGTTTTGTTTTGGTAGGTTATGGGACTCAAAATATAACAGTGAGCCAGCTTCAAAAAGATGAAATACTTCAGGTAACTATGGACGAAACTTTATTCGAAATGGATGAGGTGATTGTTTCAACGGCCTTTAGTAAGATTCAGTCACAAAACGTGATGAAAGTTTCACACGAAAGTATTCAGTCGCTTCAAGAAAAAGGAACTGCGACGTTGATAGAAGGCCTAGCGACTATCCCTGGAGTTTCACAAGTTTCTACAGGAACTTCGATTGGAAAACCTGTTATTCGTGGGTTGAGCGGTAATCGCGTTTTGGTGTATTCACAAGGCGTTCGTATCGAAAACCAACAATTCGGTGACGAACATGGTTTAGGGTTAAATGACTCTGGAGTAGAAAGTGTTGAGGTGATCAAAGGCCCCGCTTCTTTATTGTACGGTTCAGATGCTTTGGGGGGTGTTTTATATTTCAATCCAGAAAAATTTGCTGATGCTCATAGTTTTAAAGCGAATTTTAGCCAAAAAATATTTTCAAATACTTTGGGTTCGAATACATCTTTGGGGTTGAAAACATCAACCGAAAATTGGAAATATTTGGTTCGAGGGAATTTCTCTACACATTCCGATTATACCGTTCCCAATGGAGATCGAGTAACCAATACACGCTACAATGAATCTGATTTTAAAACAGGAATAGGGTATAGTAATTCAAATTTCTCTTCTGTTTTTCGATACAATTACAACAAACTCGATCTTGGAATTCCTGAAAATGGAATCGATGCCCAATCGACTTCTAAAACAACGGATTTTCCGCGTCAAGGTATTGCCAATCATTTGTTGAGTATGAACTCAGTGATTTATTTAGGGAGTTCTAAATTAGATCTTGATTTAGGATATATTTCTAATAATCGAAGAGAATTTGAGGAAAGTCCAACAGCAATTTTAGATATGCAACTCAATACTTTTAATTTCAATGCCAAATACCATTTGCCAAAAATAGGAGCAATCGAGTCTATTGTTGGAGTCCAAGGTATGCGACAAACCAATACCAATTCTGGCGAAGAATTTTTAATTCCAGATGCCAAGACCAATGATTTTGGTGTTTTTGGAACCGCTAATTACGAATGGAAATCCAGTGTTATTCAGGGAGGACTTCGTTATGATAACCGAAAAATTAAAACCGAAGAACATGGCGACATTGGTGATGAAGGCTATTTCAAAGCTATCAACCGTTCTTTTGATAGCTTTAATGCGTCTTTGGGGTACAAAACCGATTTGGCTACCGATTTGATTTTGCGAATCAATCTGGCCTCTGGATTTAGAGCGCCTAACCTAGCTGAGTTGTCCTCAAACGGTGTCCACGAAGGAACTTATCGCTACGAAATAGGTAATGCTGATTTGAAAAATGAGCAAAATATTCAAACTGATTTGAATATCGAGTACAAGAATTCACATTTTGAGTTTTTTGTCAATGGGTTTTACAACCACATTAATAATTTTATTTATATCAATCCTACAGGAGCAACGCTTGAAGATAATTTAGTTTTTGAGTACATTCAAGACAATGCAAAATTATACGGTGGTGAAGCTGGATTGCATTTTCATCCACATCCATTGGACTGGTTGCATTTTGAAACTAGTTTTGAAACCGTAACAGGCAAAAAACAAAATAATGATTATTTGCCCATGATTCCAGCCAACAATTGGAACAATACTGTTCGAGCCGAATTTAAAATTAAAGATTGGTTGAAAGATGGTTTTGCAACATTGAGTTATAATGCTACTTTTAATCAAAAAAACGTCAGTGGTTTTGAAACCGCTTCTAGTGGGTATAACTTGATGAATCTAGGTTTTGGAGGAAAAGTTGCCTTGGGAAAAACTATTTTCAGGATGAATATAAACGGAAATAATATTTTCAATAAAAGCTACATCGCCCATCTTTCCCGCTTAAAAACCGATGGTATTCCCAATATGGGAAGAAACATCGTTTTGGGTGTGAACTTTGATTTGTAGATTATCATTTATTTCAAAACGCTATTCGAAAGAGTAGCGTTTTTTTTTGCCTCTGATTAAAAGGATTAGGATTGATTTTTTTAGTTTTAAATTTCTTTGATTGCACTGATTTTTTAATAATCTAATCGAAAAAAGAGACACGCAGATTTCGCTAATTTTGGCAGATTTTTCTAAGAGTTTCGGCGTAAATCTTTAGTATCTGCGTGCTTTAAATTATGGATAATTGAATTAGTTTGTATTTTTTTTAATTTCTCCTATCTGCATTCCAAAAGCATGCAATCCATTCTTAAATATTCTCTAATCAGCATTCCAAAGTAGCTTCTTAAATGTTTTTATACCATTTTGGTTTTGAATTTACTGTTATATAATGGTTGATGATTGTCTGGTTGAGCGCAGTCGAAACCTCGCTCTATGGAATAGTAAATAATCTCGACTTCGCTCGATTTGGCAAAATTCAAAACAGTAAATTCAATAATAAAATAGTACTATATTTCTTATATAGTTTAAAAACAAACCCAATCCATCTTAATTTCTAGATGGTTCAAAAAATACAATTGTAATTCGCTATTTTTGTTAAGCTTACTAAATACACACATGAAAAAAATACTCCTACTAATGACGACAATTTCCGCTTTTGGACAAAATAACATCCATTATCCACAAACACAAAAAGGGACTGTAACCGATAATTACTTTGGTACCATCGTGCCAGATCCGTACCGCTGGCTTGAAGACGATCGCTCATCCGAAACTGCCGCTTGGGTTAAGGCGCAAAATGAACTTACTTTTAATTATCTAAAACAAATTCCATTTCGAGAGACAATCAAAACCCGAATGGAACAGTTGTGGAATTACGAAAAAGAAAGCGCCCCTTTCAAAGAAGGAAACTATACATACTATTACAAAAATGACGGTTTGCAAAATCAATCGGTGTTGTGGAGAAAAGGCGAAAAAGGCAAAGAAGAAATTTTCTTAGACCCGAATACTTTTTCTAATGATGCGACAACTTCATTAGGTGAAATTAGTTTTTCCAAAGACGGTTCATTAGTCGCATATTCGATTTCTGAGGGCGGAAGCGACTGGCGCAAAGTCATTATCATCAATGCCGTTACCAAACAAAAAATAGACGAAACCTTAATCGATGTCAAATTCAGTGGACTGTCCTGGATAGGA from Flavobacterium ovatum carries:
- a CDS encoding aspartate-semialdehyde dehydrogenase, translating into MRIAVVGATGMVGEIMLKVLAERNFPVTELIPVASEKSVGKEIEFKGTKYKVVGLQTAVDMKADIALFSAGGETSLVWAPKFAEAGTTVIDNSSAWRMDPTKKLVVPEINASELTATDKIIANPNCSTIQMVLALAPLHKKYNVKRVIVSTYQSITGTGVKAVQQFENECAGIEGDMVYKYKINRNCIPQCDSFEDNGYTKEEMKLVNETKKILGDDTIKLTATAVRVPVVGGHSEAVNVEFSNDFDVNEVRTLLHNTDGITVQDNLDTFTYPMPRYAEGKNDVFVGRIRRDESQANTLNMWIVADNLRKGAATNTIQIAEYLVAAKLV
- a CDS encoding DUF4402 domain-containing protein, with product MNFTSILYAQTRAITNTTASVSILRTYEIKKISDLTVNNISPKNNSSQTKRTNNASTSSYNSKSGTTAVNITEASFSVSDASNSTYSVDLNISELLVFNGVEIMNVDKLTCLTSKVNHEGADLIYFGATIHVNSDQASGIYSNLGSDLEVSVNYN
- the mscL gene encoding large conductance mechanosensitive channel protein MscL; protein product: MGFFSDFKASLMKGDVLSLATAVVIGAAFGKIIGSAVSDVIMPIVGLITGGVDFTTKFITLDGNTYENLEAAQEAGAAVITYGNLVQATINFVIIAFFVFVILRAAEASKKKEEAAAPAPPAGPTQEELLIQIRDLLKK
- a CDS encoding porin family protein, whose protein sequence is MRQLLNSIYLLSFFNLCAQEEIKEAQSPMIVIDSLYREDQFYFGFTFNNLNNKPSGLSQNKFSTGFSVGFLRDMPVNKKRTLALASGVGFTYNNFIQNLDIEQTGETITYALFASSEDYSKNRFSQLFVDVPIEFRWRTSTYESYKFWRIYSGVKFSYLIYDRYVSTDAKGTTVITNNKDFDKLQYGIYLATGYNTFNIYAYYGLNALFKSAKVNGEQIDMKAFNVGVIFYIL
- a CDS encoding bifunctional UDP-N-acetylmuramoyl-tripeptide:D-alanyl-D-alanine ligase/alanine racemase, whose amino-acid sequence is MSILLKNIISVFSATCYGDISSVIIDHISIDSRSSHNGSNTLFFALIGPNNNAHLYIEELISEGVNNFVVSYIPEGLDDKANFIVVENTLVAFQIFAIYYRGLFDFPVIGITGSNGKTIVKEWLNFLLSPDFNIIRSPKSFNSQVGVPLSVIAINEKHNLGIFEAGISTISEMEKLEPIVKPTIGVLTNIGTSHDEGFENTTQKIAEKLLLFKSSDVLIYKKDERVDALISSKRTTFSWSFDNENVDVFVTETKISNKKTTIFYQFKGGLYEIDIPFEDMASIENAISCLLVLLYMKYDNVTIHSRMELLYPVEMRLEVKNGINNCNLIDDSYSSDFQSLKIALDFLESQNKFQKKTLILSDIFQSGLTDEELYGRVAKLVVANNIQRVIGIGQTISEFKNRFVNCVTYAHTSDFLADFENLDFSNETILVKGARSFEFEEIVAVLEQKKHETVLEINLNALSYNLNFYKAKLKPNIKIMVMVKAFGYGNGGLEIASLLEHHQVDYLGVAFADEGISLKNDGIRLPIMVLNPESTSFSSIIQHQLEPEIYNLRGLNNFLKIAEHKKLKHFPIHIKLDTGMHRLGFERNDILELIQTLKENDAVQVKSILSHMATSDDKVHYEFAKGQIQLFEELSSQMMTELQINPIRHILNTSGISNFPEAQFNMVRLGIGIYGVSNDPEEQKFLENVGTLKSVISQIRTIPAGDSVGYGRRFMAQKETKVATIPIGYADGISRAWGNGIGYVTIKNRKAKILGSVCMDMLMVEVTDVDCIEGDDVIIFGESPTVIEMAHALNTIPYEILTSISQRVKRVFYR